Proteins encoded in a region of the Streptomyces sp. NBC_00258 genome:
- a CDS encoding glycosyltransferase yields the protein MKALHVITGLGVGGAEQQLRLLVRHLPVDCDVVTLTNPGAVAEDLTADGVRVMHLGMHGNRDLSALPRLVREIRGGRYDVVHTHLYRACVYGRIAARLAGVRAVVATEHSLGDSQMEGRRLTPGVRGLYLASERLGRATVAVSPTVAERLRRWGVPGPRIEVVPNGIDVERFRFDAARRESTRRRLGLPQDAYVVGGVGRLTAAKRFEVLVRALAELPDDVWLLLVGGGPEENVLRRTAQAAGVADRVLFTGERPNTDASQGGSGLDLPSLIGAMDTLASPCAEEAFGLAVVEALAAGLPVLYVSCPAVDDLPPGAAPFARRVQGGADSFVRALRQVRAQGPRPRSAPEAAHHYSIARSADRLMDIYTAATLGVSSA from the coding sequence GTGAAGGCCCTGCACGTCATCACCGGCCTCGGCGTGGGCGGGGCCGAGCAGCAACTGCGCCTACTGGTCCGCCACCTGCCGGTCGACTGCGACGTCGTGACCCTCACCAACCCGGGCGCGGTCGCCGAGGACCTCACCGCGGACGGCGTACGCGTCATGCACCTCGGCATGCACGGCAACCGGGACCTGTCGGCGCTGCCCCGCCTCGTCCGCGAGATCCGCGGCGGCCGGTACGACGTGGTCCACACGCATCTCTACCGGGCCTGCGTGTACGGCAGGATCGCCGCGCGCCTCGCGGGTGTACGGGCCGTGGTGGCCACCGAGCACTCGCTGGGCGACTCGCAGATGGAGGGCCGCCGACTCACCCCGGGCGTCCGCGGGCTCTACCTGGCCAGCGAGCGCCTCGGGCGCGCCACGGTCGCCGTGTCGCCCACGGTCGCCGAGCGCCTGCGCCGCTGGGGCGTGCCCGGGCCGCGCATCGAGGTCGTACCGAACGGCATCGACGTGGAGCGTTTCCGCTTCGACGCGGCCCGGCGCGAGAGCACCCGGCGACGCCTCGGGCTGCCGCAGGACGCGTACGTCGTCGGGGGCGTCGGACGTCTGACGGCCGCCAAGCGCTTCGAGGTGCTGGTGCGAGCGCTGGCCGAACTCCCCGACGACGTATGGCTGTTGCTGGTCGGCGGCGGTCCGGAGGAGAACGTACTGCGGCGTACGGCGCAGGCCGCGGGTGTCGCCGACCGGGTGCTGTTCACCGGCGAGCGCCCCAACACCGATGCCTCACAAGGTGGTTCGGGTCTCGATCTGCCCTCCCTGATAGGAGCCATGGACACGCTCGCCTCGCCCTGCGCGGAGGAGGCGTTCGGTCTCGCCGTCGTGGAGGCCCTCGCGGCCGGCCTGCCCGTCCTCTACGTCTCCTGCCCGGCCGTCGACGACCTGCCGCCGGGCGCGGCCCCGTTCGCCCGGCGCGTCCAGGGCGGCGCGGACTCGTTCGTACGGGCCCTGCGGCAGGTCCGCGCTCAGGGCCCGCGGCCACGCTCCGCGCCCGAGGCGGCCCACCACTACAGCATCGCCCGCAGTGCCGACCGGCTCATGGACATCTACACGGCCGCAACTCTGGGAGTGAGTTCCGCATGA
- a CDS encoding glycoside hydrolase family 26 protein — translation MAPLQRTRTRRLAYATAALTAGLVASAALASGPGYAVGAGVGDPPAPTPTVPTAVVAPVAPAQPVTPAAPATTAPATPTATPSKEPGGPAFGAYLDYGPRGVARISELSRWLGGADLRVAHTYLPGDRWSNIEGLPGFLDTWADWRADEDDRLFVLNVPMLERNEENVSDAQVRFELRRGAAGNFDHHFRRLAERLVDLDAPDTVIVLGWEMNGMTYTHRCGPDPEAWKKYWNRIVTTMRAVPGQKFRFDFAPNRGRDAIPWTQCYPGDDTVDIIGMDSYDQPRGQSFDEAVSEPYGLQAHVDFAKAHGKPISYPEWGLFRNGDNPTYMKRMLAWMDEHKPLYNTLTDYCPHGVWQCGDNPKASEIYRAALFGRTDTTPLPKPTDPTPKPTAPTPVPKPTPVHPPNCSPLELGDWVEYWLGGKLCLRFDWWSRHR, via the coding sequence ATGGCCCCACTGCAACGGACCCGAACCAGACGGCTGGCGTACGCCACCGCCGCACTCACCGCCGGACTCGTCGCGTCGGCCGCCCTCGCCTCGGGGCCGGGGTACGCCGTGGGCGCGGGGGTGGGGGACCCCCCGGCCCCGACGCCGACCGTTCCCACCGCCGTCGTGGCGCCCGTGGCACCGGCGCAGCCCGTCACCCCGGCCGCGCCCGCGACGACCGCCCCGGCCACGCCGACCGCGACACCCTCGAAGGAACCCGGGGGCCCCGCCTTCGGCGCCTACCTGGACTACGGCCCCCGTGGCGTGGCCCGGATCTCCGAGCTCAGCCGCTGGCTGGGCGGCGCCGACCTGCGCGTGGCGCACACGTATCTGCCCGGCGACCGCTGGAGCAACATCGAGGGCCTGCCCGGCTTCCTCGACACGTGGGCGGACTGGCGGGCGGACGAGGACGACCGGCTCTTCGTCCTCAACGTCCCCATGCTGGAGCGCAACGAGGAGAACGTCTCCGACGCGCAGGTCCGCTTCGAGCTGCGCCGCGGCGCGGCCGGAAACTTCGACCACCACTTCCGCAGGCTCGCCGAGCGGCTCGTCGACCTGGACGCGCCCGACACCGTCATCGTGCTCGGCTGGGAAATGAACGGCATGACGTACACCCATCGCTGCGGCCCGGACCCGGAGGCCTGGAAGAAGTACTGGAACAGAATCGTCACCACCATGCGGGCGGTGCCGGGGCAGAAATTCCGGTTCGACTTCGCGCCGAACCGCGGCCGGGACGCCATTCCCTGGACCCAGTGCTATCCGGGCGACGACACGGTCGACATCATCGGCATGGATTCGTACGACCAGCCGCGGGGCCAGTCATTCGACGAGGCCGTGTCGGAGCCCTACGGGCTTCAGGCGCACGTCGACTTCGCGAAGGCCCACGGAAAGCCGATTTCCTATCCGGAATGGGGGCTCTTCCGCAACGGCGACAACCCGACGTACATGAAGCGCATGCTCGCGTGGATGGACGAGCACAAGCCGCTGTACAACACGCTCACCGACTACTGCCCGCACGGCGTGTGGCAGTGCGGGGACAACCCCAAGGCGTCCGAGATCTACCGGGCGGCGCTCTTCGGCCGCACCGACACGACACCGCTGCCCAAGCCCACCGACCCGACGCCGAAGCCGACCGCACCGACCCCGGTGCCCAAGCCGACACCGGTGCACCCGCCCAACTGTTCGCCGCTGGAGCTGGGCGACTGGGTCGAGTACTGGCTCGGCGGGAAGCTCTGCCTGCGCTTCGACTGGTGGTCGCGCCACCGCTGA
- a CDS encoding carboxylate--amine ligase — protein sequence MSPFDTRVPAVLLRIDRNPFHHGTLGAVRSLGRAGIDVHVVADSTGSPVRRSRFVHRMHPPPAPDASPADIALALRRVAARVSRPAVLIPLDDASAVAVDRMRDALAPRYLLPLSPAGLAERVADKAELAAVCETAGIPHPPTLMPDTPAQATAAVRRLGLPVVAKWSRPWLLPAGTDLRSTAVLRSAQEAHTLCRRAEEAGSRLLLQAFLPPAPDQDWFFHGYADRSGAVCGGGPGRKLHAWPRGAGLTAVGRWTPNPAVQALAERLVSALGYRGIFDLDFRRDHATGAYHLLDFNPRPGAQFRLFADGAGLDVVRALHLDLTHRPLPPSAPLPGRTFVAENYAPLAALGSGTERAWHARDDLAPGAALWALWSRHVGRRVLHRARRATAAPAVGTRVVRQTAHHDANPLSDDEKASSC from the coding sequence ATGTCGCCCTTCGACACCCGCGTCCCCGCCGTACTTCTGCGAATCGACCGGAATCCCTTTCACCACGGAACGCTGGGAGCCGTACGCTCCCTCGGCCGGGCCGGAATCGACGTGCACGTGGTCGCCGATTCCACCGGAAGTCCGGTGCGCAGATCGCGCTTTGTCCACCGGATGCATCCGCCGCCCGCACCCGACGCCTCACCCGCCGACATCGCGCTGGCATTGCGCCGAGTGGCGGCCCGGGTGTCCCGTCCCGCCGTACTGATCCCATTGGATGACGCGAGCGCGGTCGCGGTGGACCGGATGCGGGACGCTCTCGCACCCCGCTATCTGCTTCCCCTCTCCCCGGCCGGTCTCGCCGAACGCGTCGCGGACAAGGCGGAGCTGGCCGCCGTGTGCGAGACCGCGGGCATCCCGCACCCGCCGACGCTGATGCCCGACACCCCGGCACAGGCGACCGCGGCCGTCCGGCGGTTGGGGCTGCCCGTGGTCGCGAAGTGGAGCCGCCCCTGGCTGCTGCCCGCGGGTACGGACCTGCGCAGCACGGCGGTGCTGCGCTCGGCGCAGGAGGCCCACACGCTGTGCCGCCGCGCCGAGGAGGCGGGCAGCAGACTGCTGCTTCAGGCGTTCCTGCCGCCGGCGCCCGACCAGGACTGGTTCTTCCACGGGTACGCGGACCGGTCGGGGGCGGTGTGCGGCGGCGGCCCCGGCCGCAAACTGCACGCCTGGCCGCGTGGGGCGGGGCTTACCGCGGTGGGCCGCTGGACCCCGAACCCCGCCGTGCAGGCGCTGGCGGAACGACTGGTGTCGGCGCTCGGCTACCGCGGCATCTTCGACCTGGACTTCCGCCGCGACCACGCCACGGGCGCGTACCACCTGCTCGACTTCAATCCGCGGCCCGGCGCCCAGTTCCGGCTCTTCGCGGACGGGGCGGGGCTCGACGTGGTGCGTGCGCTGCACCTGGATCTGACCCACCGTCCGCTGCCGCCGTCCGCCCCGCTTCCCGGCCGGACCTTCGTGGCGGAGAACTACGCGCCGCTCGCCGCGCTCGGCTCCGGCACCGAACGGGCCTGGCACGCCCGGGACGACCTCGCGCCCGGTGCCGCCCTGTGGGCGCTGTGGTCCCGCCATGTGGGCCGCCGTGTGCTGCACCGCGCCCGCCGGGCCACCGCCGCACCGGCCGTCGGCACGAGGGTCGTCCGGCAGACGGCCCACCATGACGCCAACCCCCTGTCCGACGACGAGAAAGCGAGCAGTTGCTGA
- a CDS encoding lipopolysaccharide biosynthesis protein, translating to MTENPTRTTGRPVTALVRAKGLPPWSLLAAGAVLGGLLGGAYGELRTPQYSATSYVIAVPTEKSDPAAALGFAQAYGRVATQLAVLGDAQVWAGVPVATLRESVQTATSPDAPMVAVTATSARPDLAADMANAVSRSLTRHANSAEDSTHVELLQFSRAMKPTEASSASSTVTGLVGASAGGLLGGLVMLVRPRRSSDVSPTPSVPGPATAADVHGQL from the coding sequence ATGACCGAAAACCCCACTCGTACAACCGGCCGGCCGGTGACGGCACTTGTCCGCGCCAAGGGGCTGCCGCCCTGGTCCCTGCTGGCCGCGGGCGCCGTCCTGGGCGGCCTGCTCGGCGGCGCGTACGGCGAGCTGAGGACGCCGCAGTACTCGGCCACCAGCTATGTCATCGCCGTCCCGACGGAGAAGTCGGACCCGGCGGCGGCGCTCGGCTTCGCCCAGGCGTACGGCCGGGTCGCCACGCAGCTCGCGGTGCTGGGGGACGCCCAGGTGTGGGCGGGCGTACCGGTGGCGACGCTGCGCGAGAGCGTGCAGACGGCGACCTCGCCGGACGCCCCGATGGTCGCCGTGACCGCCACCTCCGCGCGCCCGGACCTCGCCGCGGACATGGCCAACGCCGTGTCGCGCTCGCTGACCCGGCACGCGAACTCCGCCGAGGACAGCACCCATGTGGAGCTGCTGCAGTTCTCCCGCGCGATGAAGCCCACCGAGGCGTCGTCGGCGTCCTCGACGGTGACCGGGCTGGTCGGCGCGAGCGCGGGCGGGCTGCTCGGCGGGCTGGTGATGCTGGTCAGGCCGCGCCGGTCCTCGGACGTCTCGCCCACCCCCTCGGTGCCCGGCCCGGCCACCGCCGCCGACGTCCACGGACAGCTGTGA
- a CDS encoding NAD(P)-binding domain-containing protein, with the protein MYDLLVVGAGPYGLSIASHAAAAGLSLRVFGRPMASWRDHMPRGMFLKSEPWASSLSDPEGRLRLDTYCAEQGVRARHGEPVPVEMFASYGLWFARHAVPEVDERMVTGVHPCPGGFEAVVEDGRSVRARTVVLAVGVLPFTEVPAVLGELGPEHVSHSSDHGDLARFRGKDVTVIGGGQAALETAALLAEQGTRVRVIARAGGLRWNDVPPPWDRPWWQSARAPHTGLGCGWRNWFYAERPDAFRALPESTRTRIAATALGPAGAWWVRDRVEPAVELLLGHEVAAAYTAQGAVRLETLGRSGELTSLDTEHVIAATGFRATRDRLGLLAEDVRGTLAASPDGSPCVGREFESSCPGLFLAGLVTASGFGPAMRFVHGASFTARTLVRGVRRRLRTGPARLPVPGARERRGVLGRRVTDGAGAGREASGTR; encoded by the coding sequence ATGTACGACCTGCTGGTGGTGGGGGCCGGTCCCTACGGTCTGTCCATCGCCTCCCACGCCGCGGCGGCCGGGCTGAGCCTGCGTGTGTTCGGCCGGCCGATGGCGTCCTGGCGTGACCACATGCCCCGCGGCATGTTCCTCAAGTCCGAGCCGTGGGCGTCCAGCCTCTCGGACCCCGAGGGCCGTCTGCGCCTGGACACCTACTGCGCGGAACAGGGGGTACGGGCCCGGCACGGGGAGCCCGTCCCGGTGGAGATGTTCGCCTCGTACGGACTGTGGTTCGCGCGGCACGCGGTCCCCGAGGTCGACGAGCGCATGGTGACCGGTGTCCACCCCTGTCCGGGCGGTTTCGAGGCGGTCGTCGAGGACGGCAGGAGTGTCCGCGCGCGAACGGTCGTACTGGCGGTCGGTGTCCTGCCCTTCACCGAAGTACCCGCTGTTCTCGGCGAGTTGGGCCCCGAGCACGTCTCGCACAGCAGCGACCACGGTGATCTCGCCCGCTTCCGCGGCAAGGACGTGACCGTCATCGGCGGCGGCCAGGCGGCCCTGGAGACGGCGGCCCTGCTCGCCGAACAGGGCACCCGCGTCCGGGTGATCGCCCGCGCCGGCGGACTCCGGTGGAACGACGTGCCCCCGCCCTGGGACCGCCCCTGGTGGCAGTCGGCCCGCGCCCCGCACACCGGCCTGGGCTGCGGCTGGCGCAACTGGTTCTACGCCGAACGCCCCGACGCCTTCCGCGCTCTCCCCGAATCCACCCGCACCCGCATCGCCGCCACTGCACTGGGCCCCGCGGGAGCCTGGTGGGTCCGCGACCGGGTCGAACCGGCCGTCGAGCTGCTGCTGGGCCACGAGGTCGCGGCTGCCTACACGGCCCAGGGCGCCGTACGCCTCGAAACACTGGGCCGCTCGGGCGAGTTGACCTCCCTGGACACCGAACACGTCATCGCGGCCACGGGGTTCAGGGCGACCCGCGACCGTCTGGGCCTGCTGGCCGAGGACGTACGCGGGACCCTGGCCGCGTCACCCGACGGATCCCCTTGCGTGGGCCGGGAGTTCGAGTCCTCCTGCCCCGGCCTCTTCCTGGCGGGCCTGGTCACGGCCTCCGGCTTCGGCCCGGCCATGCGCTTCGTGCACGGCGCCTCTTTCACGGCCCGGACTCTCGTACGAGGGGTACGGCGCCGGCTGCGTACGGGGCCGGCCCGGCTGCCCGTGCCCGGCGCCCGGGAGCGGCGCGGGGTGCTCGGGCGGCGGGTCACTGACGGTGCGGGTGCCGGGCGCGAGGCGTCCGGCACCCGATGA
- a CDS encoding polysaccharide deacetylase family protein — MSVSADTPDLTRTDPRPAAPLWVAMYHSVGDCSDDPYRITVSPDRLDRQLGWLRRRGLRGVSMADLLAARARDEGRDLVGLTFDDGYADFTDNALPVLRRWDCGATVFVLPGRLGGTNEWDPLGPRKPLLTADGIRELADTEGLEIASHGLTHVDLTEADDALLGAEVGGSRALLSELTGREVLGFCYPYGTVDQRVADVVRAAGYDYACAIDPGSLTGPFALPRVHIGENDTSWRLLLKYRLNRLRRRPVPLTPPEPVPTSVSLPSPASGESPVKETP; from the coding sequence ATGTCCGTTTCCGCTGACACCCCCGACCTGACCCGTACCGACCCGCGCCCGGCCGCGCCCCTCTGGGTGGCGATGTACCACTCGGTGGGCGACTGCTCGGACGACCCGTACCGCATCACGGTCTCGCCCGACCGGCTGGACCGGCAGCTCGGCTGGCTGCGCCGCCGGGGCCTGCGCGGGGTGAGCATGGCCGACCTGCTCGCGGCCCGCGCCCGGGATGAGGGGCGGGACCTCGTGGGGCTGACCTTCGACGATGGGTACGCGGACTTCACCGACAACGCCCTTCCGGTGCTGCGGCGCTGGGACTGCGGCGCCACCGTCTTCGTGCTCCCCGGCAGGCTGGGCGGCACGAACGAATGGGACCCGCTCGGCCCGCGCAAGCCGCTCCTCACCGCCGACGGCATCCGCGAACTGGCGGACACCGAAGGCCTGGAGATCGCCTCGCACGGCCTCACCCACGTCGACCTCACCGAGGCGGACGACGCCCTGCTCGGCGCGGAGGTCGGCGGCAGCCGGGCCCTGCTCTCCGAGCTGACGGGCCGCGAGGTCCTCGGCTTCTGCTACCCGTACGGGACCGTCGACCAGCGGGTCGCCGACGTGGTGCGCGCGGCCGGCTACGACTACGCGTGCGCGATCGACCCCGGGTCGCTGACCGGACCGTTCGCCCTCCCCCGGGTCCACATCGGCGAGAACGACACCTCCTGGCGGCTGCTGCTGAAGTACCGCCTCAACCGGCTCCGCCGCCGCCCGGTGCCCCTCACGCCGCCGGAGCCCGTGCCGACCTCGGTGTCCCTGCCGTCCCCCGCGTCCGGGGAGTCCCCGGTGAAGGAGACCCCGTGA
- a CDS encoding GNAT family N-acetyltransferase, which translates to MSGTVTGAATGAARTELCTDEREFGRLAEDWGRLYRRCGAATPFQSHAWLHSWWLSYGRPGRLRLVLVREGGELVAAAPLMLVRQPWPALVPLGGSISDFGDVLIEDGERADRAAAALAEGLATAARTALIDFREVRPGGAVERVYASWRGPRRRVRDSLCLELPGASMDDLIGRLATAKAQQRVRAKLRKLTSLGVERRAVRPDEVGAALRRLLELHRLQWQGRKVTAEHLQERFAEHLVRSVGPMVDAGDAVVTEFRLGDTVMAVDLTLLSRQLAGGYLYGAHPQLRERKADVATMLLHACAQHTEAGGRRVLSLLRGNEPYKHHWRPQPVVNQRFLLAQRRTAPLMSAAVCDVAARSRGKELLDRFHGWRERGGGRP; encoded by the coding sequence GTGAGTGGCACGGTGACCGGTGCCGCGACCGGCGCGGCGCGGACCGAACTGTGCACGGACGAGCGGGAGTTCGGCCGCTTGGCCGAGGACTGGGGGCGGCTGTACCGGCGGTGCGGCGCGGCGACCCCGTTCCAGAGCCACGCCTGGCTGCACTCCTGGTGGCTCTCGTACGGCAGACCCGGCCGGCTCCGGCTCGTCCTCGTCCGCGAGGGCGGTGAGCTGGTCGCCGCCGCCCCGCTGATGCTCGTACGGCAGCCGTGGCCGGCCCTGGTGCCGCTCGGCGGGTCGATCTCCGACTTCGGGGATGTGCTCATCGAGGACGGCGAGCGGGCGGACCGGGCGGCCGCCGCCCTCGCCGAGGGGCTCGCCACGGCCGCCCGCACCGCGCTGATCGACTTCCGCGAGGTACGGCCCGGCGGCGCGGTGGAGCGGGTCTACGCTAGCTGGCGCGGGCCACGACGGCGGGTGCGGGACTCCCTGTGCCTGGAGCTGCCCGGCGCGTCGATGGACGATCTGATCGGACGGCTCGCGACGGCCAAGGCCCAGCAGCGGGTCCGCGCCAAGCTGCGCAAACTCACCTCGCTGGGGGTCGAACGGCGTGCCGTACGCCCCGACGAGGTGGGCGCGGCCCTGCGCCGGCTCCTCGAACTGCACCGGCTCCAGTGGCAGGGCCGCAAGGTGACCGCCGAGCATCTGCAGGAGCGGTTCGCCGAGCATCTGGTCCGGTCGGTGGGGCCGATGGTCGACGCCGGTGACGCGGTCGTGACCGAGTTCCGGCTGGGCGACACCGTGATGGCGGTCGATCTGACGCTGCTGTCACGGCAGTTGGCGGGCGGCTATCTGTACGGCGCCCATCCTCAGCTGCGCGAGCGGAAGGCGGACGTGGCGACGATGCTGCTGCACGCCTGCGCCCAGCACACCGAGGCGGGCGGCCGCCGGGTGCTGAGCCTGCTGCGCGGCAACGAGCCCTACAAGCACCACTGGCGGCCCCAGCCCGTCGTCAACCAGCGCTTCCTGCTCGCCCAGCGGCGGACAGCCCCGCTGATGTCGGCGGCCGTGTGCGACGTGGCCGCGCGCAGCCGGGGCAAGGAACTGCTCGACCGCTTCCACGGCTGGAGGGAACGCGGTGGCGGCAGGCCGTGA